One window of Henckelia pumila isolate YLH828 unplaced genomic scaffold, ASM3356847v2 CTG_525:::fragment_3, whole genome shotgun sequence genomic DNA carries:
- the LOC140873189 gene encoding stearoyl-[acyl-carrier-protein] 9-desaturase, chloroplastic-like: MALTANLAFNSYKMMMSSFHDSDLRSSLNVSATSFSTKEVRKHKEAFSPPRKVLNQVTHSMPQEKREIFTGLHDWAERNLLVMLKDVGKSWQPSDYLPDSASEGFEDEVKELRERTKEIPDECFVSLVGNMITEEALPTYQTFLNTLDGIGDETAASSTPWAIWIRGWTAEENRHGDLLNRYLYLSGRVDTKQIEKTIQYLIGSGMDVKTENSPYLGFIYVSFQERATFISHGNTARLAKRYGDIKLAQICGAVAADEKRHEAAYTKIVEKLFEIDPDSTIRCLADMMKKKIIMPAHMMYDGEDENLFRNFSAVAQRIGVYTSKDYTDIMEFLMERWGVEKLTGLSDEGRKAQDYVCALVPRYRKFEERTQARAKQAPPAGHVPFSWIFGRNI, from the exons ATGGCACTCACGGCTAATCTTGCATTCAATTCCTACAAAATGATGATGTCTTCATTTCATGATTCTGATCTCAGATCTTCTCTCAACGTTTCGGCAACTAGTTTTTCAACCAA GGAGGTGAGAAAGCATAAAGAAGCATTCTCTCCCCCGAGAAAAGTATTGAACCAAGTGACTCATTCCATGCCACAAGAAAAGCGTGAGATTTTCACAGGGCTGCATGATTGGGCTGAAAGGAATCTGTTGGTGATGTTAAAAGACGTGGGGAAATCATGGCAGCCGAGTGACTATTTACCCGATTCGGCCTCGGAAGGATTCGAAGATGAGGTCAAAGAACTGAGGGAGAGAACCAAAGAGATCCCAGATGAGTGTTTTGTTTCGTTGGTTGGTAACATGATTACCGAGGAAGCACTTCCTACTTACCAGACATTTCTTAATACATTAGATGGAATCGGAGATGAGACTGCCGCTAGCTCCACACCTTGGGCTATCTGGATCCGAGGCTGGACAGCCGAAGAGAACAGACACGGTGATCTTCTCAATCGATATCTCTATCTTTCCGGACGTGTTGATACCAAACAAATCGAGAAAACAATACAATACTTGATTGGTTCCGGGATG gatgTCAAAACGGAGAACAGCCCATATCTTGGCTTTATCTACGTGTCGTTTCAAGAAAGGGCGACATTCATATCTCATGGAAACACAGCTAGGCTTGCCAAACGATATGGGGATATAAAATTGGCTCAGATTTGTGGGGCTGTTGCCGCAGACGAGAAACGCCATGAAGCTGCCTACACAAAAATTGTTGAGAAGCTTTTTGAGATCGATCCGGATAGCACGATTAGGTGTCTTGCTGACATGATGAAGAAGAAAATCATAATGCCAGCCCATATGATGTATGATGGGGAGGATGAAAATCTTTTCAGAAACTTCTCCGCTGTGGCACAAAGGATCGGAGTTTACACTTCCAAAGACTATACCGACATTATGGAATTCTTAATGGAGAGATGGGGTGTGGAGAAGTTGACGGGACTCTCAGACGAGGGGCGTAAAGCGCAGGATTATGTGTGCGCTTTAGTTCCAAGATACAGGAAGTTTGAGGAGAGGACACAAGCACGGGCAAAGCAAGCACCACCGGCCGGTCATGTTCCTTTTAGCTGGATATTTGGTAGAAATATTTGA